One segment of Oncorhynchus kisutch isolate 150728-3 unplaced genomic scaffold, Okis_V2 scaffold4015, whole genome shotgun sequence DNA contains the following:
- the LOC116373066 gene encoding uncharacterized protein LOC116373066 produces the protein MAVALFMMSSAQIYSDIDILLLIGMSVLQVAQREDGDPQREGKEVVEEEPVATPKEEAKKRRKAKRKRSGKKSRKLGTDNDAVSRNKHLDRGSVIELLEKKAVKAAFGPGNKDEMEYSYPILISFLRNLTDEQWQVIYKGLKNPMTKELLAKLCKTIVTFIAQTTLQILLPALARVLGVKDFADDDTDSPKRGGSARSFAAFDKERLELIQEVRYLAKKMYKGGTGAQHLRSLTPSSKSSQTSVKVHLGMTEDRIIKSVQEQLSDHNILSSCPPELTVGLIKVVVEQLNSALSATISRAISGRSSPISSGTQAAEQMVNMVQKCFDDHTTPEDQSSTSVLESCIPPATEEVMTVIAEMVGELEKEDPELAKVFREVAVKVKMLASGSDLVVEHLDVEDSPVPEELNIICTSCKAMMQNLGTLFSVKFKTKASKAVSEILVRRLMSDISGMVQPSHSFSTTPSLMNASSPSDRILDSAAIELIQIKVESETSKIIDNFVEDVKDIVQYAELDRPTSTQRDTQVGHCTTKRKPFRAARRLCERLQAKLETLFLRMGGAPVQGEELMEKADSSAVLLEHTDSSDLPVSILSLPSPCRSESPISERSSSSLSDGCDSTDSVGEKTPEQPETSKSEAILQVVNSTGLGSLRKCQSENSQPLLSLCDSNMVPCTKEVLSQIVTMYRSEVADLECTSSVAEGSSSNSLEVCGFLDSVMSYLEDMPVSGSSWLEGLRDTPASVIEKLSSEEFQMNATNEVRKILIKSVSSFPSKVSSSQTDSQMLPAKSTISLRHTDITAFEIVGSITNDMKSLFPPTESSTTLWQADSMLQQSDEKTSEYTEATPKGSQSGLEVSEKKIWTTAKTIYHNVKTKMRNYFTWQNQVKATTAHAKKTLSHILVSIQKELSKSDQTVTALSQIENVVGMMLKDVERVSSECGEELIYQASQRSSSSLSSSSARSKKSEWEFSLPGTPISSDLPECITQPIVRCSVIDMGKSTKPKTLVCDARESMSAIVDTIIKEVHPEEEGEVAFHPDLTAAIARLEELISQGRIGALSRDLTHQVNRIISESNLTPLVLTVAAGKSASDTVLTELKRNDKTVGKPTAYKLVQLFAEESVKRLLLPSLVPSTASMSLAQGVSVPASVSEDRISCSFSTSAFSDTVSLFTKVMVSQVMDSVVSDAQSRGSSPTGTVTDIGSLLSGKSYPLPSFSAISMTTSGTSNAARGFEANIDAEERDTISCFGVPQSIVCDQNSTSPDVASLSTPSTDNLVGDDDFTGLISMLVVRLLSKIQTQTDLYPTDVTRTSQDLIPKVIAAFCAWSGCSETQAYPKNLKSHKVYSTVYKHLLKEFGSEKILQLAVSTQDSTFNRILVKSLSKELLHSCNEASRAASRTSFEATMPEALLMAEDVKATRGKLSFLQRLARLKFDLKPFMMGNKKDSKKNSRHSESKDQTTAEDIILAHPGLPAGLPSTSQQEKPRKRPLLIRMFSTISIGLSKPFKRFSKLA, from the exons ATGGCTGTAGCTCTATTTATGATGTCCTCTGCACAGATCTACTCTGACATTGACATATTATTACTTATTGGAATGTCTGTCCTTCAGGTAGcacagagggaggatggtgatcctcagagggaaggaaaggaagtTGTTGAGGAAGAACCGGTGGCCACGCCCAAAGAGGAGGCCAAGAAGAGAAGGAAG GCAAAAAGGAAGAGGAGTGGCAAGAAGTCAAGGAAGCTGGGCACTGACAACGATGCAG TCTCCAGGAATAAACACCTGGATAGAGGATCTGTAATTGAGCTCCTGGAGAAGAAAGCTGTTAAGGCTGCATTCGGCCCAGGCAACAAGGATGAGATGGAATACTCCTACCCAATCCTCATCTCATTCCTGCGCAATCTTACTGATGA GCAGTGGCAAGTGATCTACAAAGGACTAAAAAACCCT ATGACGAAGGAACTGCTTGCCAAATTGTGCAAGACAATTGTAACCTTCATCGCACAGACCACCCTGCAGATCCTGCTGCCAGCCCTGGCCCGCGTACTTGGGGTAAAGGACTTTGCTGACGACGACACTGACTCACCCAAGAGGGGTGGTAGTGCAAGATCCTTTGCTGCCTTTGACAAGGAAAGACTGGAGCTCATCCAGGAAGTTAGATATCTGGCGAAGAAAATGTATAAGGGCGGCACAGGGGCTCAACATCTCAGGTCCCTAACACCCTCTTCTAAGAG TTCCCAGACCTCAGTGAAAGTCCACCTGGGAATGACAGAGGACAGAATCATCAAAAGTGTCCAGGAGCAACTGTCTGATCATAATATCCTGTCCTCTTGCCCACCTGAGCTGACTGTTGGTCTTATCAAGGTGGTGGTCGAACAGCTTAACTCTGCCCTCTCTGCGACCATCAGCAGAGCCATTTCAGGGCGGTCCTCCCCTATTTCTTCTGGTACCCAGGCCGCTGAACAAATGGTCAACATGGtccagaaatgttttgatgatCACACCACCCCAGAGGACCAGAGCTCTACCTCTGTATTAGAGTCATGCATTCCACCTGCAACAGAAGAAGTGATGACTGTTATCGCAGAGATGGTGGGTGAATTGGAAAAAGAAGATCCGGAATTGGCTAAGGTTTTTCGAGAAGTGGCTGTGAAAGTTAAAATGTTGGCATCTGGCAGTGACCTTGTAGTGGAGCACCTGGATGTTGAAGACTCTCCTGTTCCAGAGGAGCTGAACATAATATGTACATCTTGCAAAGCAATGATGCAAAATCTTGGCACTCTGTTTAGTGTGAAGTTCAAGACCAAAGCCTCAAAGGCTGTGAGTGAAATTCTTGTGAGAAGGTTAATGAGCGATATCTCTGGTATGGTTCAACCTTCTCATTCGTTTAGTACCACTCCAAGCTTGATGAATGCATCTAGCCCATCTGACAGGATCCTTGATTCTGCGGCCATTGAGCTCATACAGATCAAAGTAGAATCTGAGACATCAAAAATAATTGATAACTTTGTTGAAGATGTCAAGGACATTGTGCAGTATGCTGAATTAGATCGGCCAACAAGCACCCAGAGAGATACCCAAGTGGGACACTGTACGACAAAGCGGAAACCCTTCCGTGCAGCTCGTAGACTCTGCGAGAGACTTCAGGCAAAGCTGGAGACATTGTTCCTCAGAATGGGTGGAGCTCCAGTCCAAGGGGAAGAACTTATGGAAAAAGCTGACTCCAGTGCTGTGCTTCTGGAGCATACTGACTCCAGTGATCTGCCTGTTTCAATCCTGAGCTTGCCTTCCCCATGTAGGAGTGAATCCCCTATATCAGAACGTAGTTCATCTTCTTTATCTGATGGATGTGATTCAACTGACTCTGTAGGAGAGAAAACACCAGAGCAACCTGAAACCAGTAAGAGTGAGGCAATACTGCAAGTGGTCAACTCAACAGGACTTGGTTCTCTCCGTAAATGCCAAAGTGAGAACTCTCAACCattactgtctctctgtgattCCAACATGGTGCCCTGCACCAAAGAGGTCTTGTCCCAGATTGTGACCATGTATAGGTCAGAGGTGGCAGATTTGGAATGCACATCATCTGTTGCAGAGGGTTCCTCTTCCAACTCCCTTGAAGTCTGTGGCTTTTTGGACAGTGTCATGTCTTATCTAGAAGACATGCCTGTGTCTGGTTCTTCATGGTTGGAAGGATTGAGAGATACTCCAGCCTCAGTCATTGAGAAACTCTCCAGTGAGGAGTTCCAGATGAACGCTACCAACGAAGTGCGAAAAATACTGATCAAATCAGTCAGTAGCTTTCCCAGCAAAGTCAGTTCCAGCCAGACAGATTCTCAGATGTTGCCAGCAAAATCAACAATTTCCTTAAGGCATACAGATATAACTGCTTTTGAAATCGTTGGATCAATTACAAATGACATGAAGAGCCTTTTCCCACCCACAGAGTCTTCTACTACTCTATGGCAGGCAGACTCTATGCTTCAACAGAGTGATGAGAAAACCTCAGAGTACACTGAGGCCACACCCAAAGGCTCACAGTCTGGTTTGGAAGTATCTGAGAAGAAGATCTGGACAACTGCAAAGACTATTTACCACAATGTGAAGACAAAGATGAGGAATTATTTTACATGGCAAAATCAAGTcaaagcaacaacggctcatGCCAAAAAGACCCTCAGCCATATTCTGGTTTCAATTCAGAAAGAGCTGTCAAAATCTGACCAAACGGTGACTGCGCTTTCACAAATAGAGAATGTGGTTGGAATGATGCTGAAGGATGTTGAAAGGGTAAGCAGTGAATGTGGTGAGGAACTGATCTATCAAGCGTCACAGCGTTCTTCCTCCTCGTTGTCATCCTCATCTGCCAGATCAAAGAAGTCAGAGTGGGAATTTTCACTCCCTGGCACTCCCATCTCTTCTGATTTACCAGAGTGTATTACTCAGCCCATTGTGAGATGCTCAGTCATCGACATGGGCAAATCTACTAAGCCAAAAACATTGGTGTGTGATGCCAGGGAAAGCATGTCTGCAATAGTGGATACCATCATAAAGGAGGTACAtccagaggaagaaggggaggttGCATTCCACCCTGATCTAACAGCTGCAATAGCAAGACTGGAGGAGCTCATATCTCAGGGTAGGATTGGTGCTCTCTCACGTGATCTTACTCACCAAGTCAACCGCATCATTTCTGAGAGCAACTTGACCCCTCTGGTTCTGACAGTGGCGGCTGGAAAGAGTGCATCCGATACAGTCCTTACTGAGCTGAAGAGGAATGACAAGACGGTGGGGAAGCCCACAGCTTACAAGCTGGTTCAGCTTTTTGCAGAGGAGTCTGTGAAGCGCCTCTTGCTTCCTAGCCTTGTGCCCTCTACAGCTTCAATGAGTTTGGCTCAGGGAGTTAGTGTGCCGGCTAGCGTATCTGAAGATAGGATTTCATGTTCTTTTTCTACATCAGCATTTAGTGACACAGTCAGCCTGTTTACCAAAGTAATGGTAAGCCAGGTCATGGACTCTGTGGTTTCTGATGCACAAAGCAGAGGGTCATCTCCAACCGGAACTGTAACTGATATAGGCAGTCTACTGAGTGGTAAGTCCTACCCTCTGCCATCTTTCTCCGCCATCAGCATGACAACAAGTGGGACCTCCAATGCTGCACGAGGCTTTGAGGCCAACATAGATGCTGAGGAAAGGGATACCATCAGTTGTTTCGGTGTACCTCAGAGCATTGTTTGTGATCAGAATTCAACCAGCCCGGATGTTGCCTCGCTTTCAACCCCATCCACTGACAACTTAGTCGGTGATGATGACTTCACCGGCCTCATCAGCATGTTAGTGGTGAGACTTCTGTCAAAAATCCAAACCCAAACTGATCTGTACCCAACTGACGTCACACGCACGTCACAAGACCTGATTCCAAAAGTTATAGCTGCCTTCTGTGCATGGTCAGGCTGCTCTGAGACCCAAGCTTATCCCAAGAACCTGAAGAGTCACAAAGTATACAGCACCGTCTACAAACATCTGTTGAAGGAGTTTGGCTCAGAGAAAATACTCCAA